Proteins encoded by one window of Emticicia oligotrophica DSM 17448:
- a CDS encoding phosphoenolpyruvate carboxylase produces MQYVFAYFATQNLNTCTRMPKNSIESVFTQEIHNKYLVFNTLFSRLPYDKMAKIGQLMPFLHDLSETGFEQGKDPKEIINLFFNQYTTIKDEKERIDLLFRFITYIERQVVLFDSIEDSAFEKLTPINGKGTLQSTFELAIQQNKIEEVKQKLKNFKVRVVFTAHPTQFYPNSVLRIIQDLEELIPKNDINGIDALLQQLGKTPFINEQKPTPLEEAQSIIFYLRHVYYQVIGEIHQKINNYLQTEESEFSPVLELGFWPGGDRDGNPFVTADISKKVAQELRSSILKCYYNDFKIVCRRLTLKGIMPLLTQISNRIHTNMNGLKNDLTLEELLASLYEVRDLLITKHNSIFLDLFDRFIQQVKLFGLHFASLDIRQDSSIHEKVMDEINQKYAISPKPYSEWTHAEKLHFLTEHELLINEDDFEDPLTKDTFKTVKAIKEIQTLNGEKACHRYIISNSTSMFSVLEVLALFRFCGITPSEVNVDVMPLFETIEGLDNAQSTMSALYQLPFYKAHLEHRKNHQTIMLGFSDGTKDGGYVKANWEIYQAKEKLSRVSKKNQIEVMFFDGRGGPPARGGGKTHQFYASQGPTIANNEIQVTIQGQTITSMYGSRPQAMYNFEQLISAGIINDVFHDDRSILDKKERVLIDELAEEGVRKYFELKEHPLFVSYLENKSPLKYYGLTNIGSRPSKRSSGKKLMLSDLRAIPFVGSWSQLKQNVPGYFGFGSAMQKVIEEGRLEDLKSLYQSSLYFKTLMENSMMALTKTYFPLTKYMKNDPEYGAFWNILYEEYLLSVKNMLLVSGQSELMANETLGKMSINYREHIVLPLLTIQQYALQRIEETKDEKLKLVYEKMVTRSLFGNINASRNSA; encoded by the coding sequence ATGCAGTATGTTTTTGCGTATTTTGCTACACAAAACCTTAATACTTGCACAAGAATGCCTAAAAATTCAATCGAATCGGTTTTTACACAAGAGATTCACAACAAATATCTTGTATTCAACACGCTTTTTTCGAGGCTCCCTTACGATAAGATGGCAAAGATTGGTCAATTAATGCCATTCCTTCATGATTTATCGGAAACTGGTTTTGAACAGGGTAAAGACCCTAAAGAAATCATCAATTTATTCTTCAATCAATACACCACTATCAAAGACGAAAAGGAAAGAATAGACCTTCTTTTCCGCTTCATTACTTACATTGAGCGTCAGGTTGTATTATTTGATAGTATTGAAGATTCTGCTTTTGAGAAACTTACGCCGATTAATGGAAAGGGAACGCTCCAAAGCACCTTCGAATTGGCGATTCAGCAAAATAAAATTGAAGAAGTAAAGCAAAAACTCAAAAACTTCAAGGTTCGTGTAGTATTTACGGCTCACCCTACGCAATTTTACCCAAATAGTGTGTTGCGTATTATTCAAGATTTGGAAGAGTTGATACCTAAAAATGATATCAATGGTATTGATGCTTTGCTGCAACAGCTTGGTAAAACACCTTTTATCAACGAGCAAAAGCCTACACCGCTTGAAGAAGCCCAAAGTATCATTTTTTATCTTCGTCACGTTTATTATCAAGTCATTGGTGAGATTCATCAGAAAATCAATAATTATTTACAAACTGAAGAATCAGAATTTAGCCCTGTACTTGAATTAGGTTTTTGGCCCGGTGGCGACCGCGACGGCAATCCATTTGTGACGGCCGACATTTCTAAGAAAGTAGCTCAAGAATTGCGTTCAAGCATTTTGAAGTGTTATTACAACGATTTCAAGATTGTTTGTCGCCGCCTGACACTCAAAGGTATCATGCCACTACTGACACAAATCAGTAATCGTATTCACACGAATATGAATGGCCTGAAAAATGACCTCACGCTCGAAGAACTCCTTGCATCGCTATATGAAGTTCGTGATTTGCTCATTACGAAGCATAATTCTATTTTCTTAGACCTTTTTGATAGATTTATCCAACAAGTAAAGCTATTCGGACTACATTTTGCGAGCTTAGATATTCGTCAAGATAGTAGTATTCATGAAAAAGTAATGGATGAAATCAACCAAAAATATGCCATTTCTCCAAAGCCTTATTCTGAATGGACTCACGCAGAAAAACTTCATTTCTTGACAGAGCATGAGTTACTAATCAATGAAGATGATTTTGAAGACCCGCTTACTAAGGATACCTTCAAAACAGTAAAAGCAATCAAAGAAATTCAAACCCTCAATGGCGAGAAAGCTTGTCACCGATATATCATCAGTAACTCTACTTCAATGTTCTCGGTGTTAGAAGTTTTGGCTCTTTTCAGATTCTGCGGTATCACACCTTCAGAGGTTAATGTTGATGTAATGCCTCTTTTCGAGACCATCGAAGGTTTAGATAATGCCCAATCAACCATGTCGGCTTTATATCAATTACCATTCTACAAGGCTCATTTAGAACACCGCAAAAATCATCAAACGATTATGCTTGGTTTCTCTGATGGCACGAAAGATGGAGGATACGTAAAAGCAAACTGGGAAATCTACCAAGCGAAAGAAAAGCTTTCGAGAGTATCGAAGAAAAATCAAATAGAAGTAATGTTCTTCGATGGTCGTGGTGGGCCTCCAGCTCGTGGCGGTGGAAAAACTCACCAATTTTATGCTTCGCAAGGGCCAACTATCGCCAATAATGAAATACAGGTGACAATTCAAGGCCAAACCATTACTTCAATGTACGGCTCTCGCCCACAAGCGATGTATAATTTCGAACAGTTGATTTCCGCAGGTATCATCAATGATGTATTCCACGATGATAGGTCAATTTTAGACAAAAAAGAGCGTGTATTAATTGATGAATTAGCAGAAGAGGGTGTAAGAAAATATTTCGAACTTAAAGAACACCCACTTTTTGTTTCTTACCTCGAAAACAAAAGTCCACTTAAATATTATGGTTTAACCAATATTGGTAGCCGTCCAAGTAAACGAAGTTCTGGAAAGAAACTTATGCTTTCTGACCTCCGAGCCATTCCGTTTGTTGGTTCGTGGAGTCAATTAAAGCAGAATGTTCCAGGATATTTTGGATTTGGCTCTGCTATGCAAAAAGTTATCGAGGAAGGTCGTTTAGAAGATTTGAAATCGCTCTATCAAAGCTCGCTATATTTCAAGACATTGATGGAAAATAGTATGATGGCTTTAACTAAAACCTATTTCCCATTGACCAAATACATGAAAAACGACCCAGAATATGGTGCGTTTTGGAATATCTTGTATGAAGAATATTTACTTTCTGTAAAGAATATGCTTTTAGTTTCGGGGCAAAGCGAATTGATGGCAAATGAAACTTTAGGTAAGATGTCAATCAATTATCGTGAGCACATTGTATTGCCTTTACTAACGATTCAGCAATATGCTTTGCAAAGAATAGAAGAGACTAAAGACGAGAAACTAAAGTTAGTTTACGAAAAAATGGTTACTCGCTCTCTATTTGGTAATATCAATGCGAGTCGAAACTCAGCATAA
- a CDS encoding AraC family transcriptional regulator: protein MEIDFPEAQEDNPTQCLALAISQPQIKRVTDELNEQFPLIDDKNGWSFSESNFFLTNDIVINHLISHLIYIFTENNKAKDVFADLVLKELIIRLMQTKARTILLENFQQNINTNRLAYAVKYIHENLHRTLSVKELSEKACMSEPNFYRCFKQQFGISPVEYVNQKRIDLAKKTSPMYRNKYC, encoded by the coding sequence ATGGAAATAGATTTTCCAGAAGCCCAAGAAGATAATCCTACTCAGTGCCTAGCCTTAGCCATTTCTCAACCACAAATTAAAAGAGTTACTGATGAACTAAACGAGCAATTTCCATTGATTGATGATAAAAATGGTTGGTCATTTTCGGAATCGAATTTCTTTTTAACTAACGATATTGTTATTAATCACCTCATTTCTCATCTAATTTATATTTTTACTGAAAATAATAAAGCAAAAGATGTATTTGCCGATTTGGTTTTGAAAGAACTGATAATCAGGCTCATGCAAACCAAAGCAAGAACTATTTTACTTGAAAATTTTCAACAAAATATCAATACTAATCGCCTTGCTTACGCAGTAAAATACATACACGAAAACCTACATCGCACACTATCTGTCAAGGAACTAAGCGAAAAAGCTTGTATGAGCGAACCTAACTTTTACAGATGTTTCAAACAACAATTCGGTATTTCGCCAGTTGAGTATGTCAACCAAAAACGAATTGACTTGGCAAAAAAAACTTCTCCAATGTATCGAAACAAATATTGCTGA
- a CDS encoding cysteine desulfurase family protein: MKYPIYMDYNATTPLDKRVLEAMIPYLTEHFGNAASRSHAYGWKAAEAVDAARLQVADLLGCTSKEIVFTSGATEAVNLAIKGVYEAFSSKGNHIITIKTEHKAVLDTCQHLEKLGAEITYLDVDNEGNIDLENLKNAIKKQTILISVMVANNEIGVIYPIQEIARIAHENGILFHTDATQAVGKIPVNVIADEIDLLNLSAHKLYGPKGVGALYVRKKLNIIAQQDGGKHERGLRSGTLNVAGIVGLGQAAEIAHREGLQEAEKLRYLRDKLEEGILTQLPHAKRNGSKLKRLSNTINISFGKLDGEQLLMNLNEIAVSNGSACNSASTEPSYVLKAMGLDDESAYSSVRFSLGRMTQEQDIDVAIEHVVKVVNKMY; this comes from the coding sequence ATGAAATACCCAATATATATGGACTACAATGCTACAACACCCCTTGATAAAAGGGTGCTTGAAGCAATGATTCCATACCTAACAGAGCATTTTGGAAACGCTGCTAGTCGCTCCCATGCCTACGGTTGGAAAGCGGCTGAGGCGGTAGATGCAGCACGTCTGCAAGTGGCCGATTTGTTGGGTTGTACATCAAAAGAAATTGTTTTTACCAGCGGGGCTACTGAGGCTGTCAATTTGGCGATAAAGGGTGTGTATGAAGCTTTTAGTTCGAAAGGAAATCACATTATTACAATCAAAACAGAGCACAAAGCTGTATTAGATACTTGTCAACATTTAGAAAAATTGGGTGCTGAGATTACCTACTTAGACGTTGATAACGAAGGAAATATTGACTTAGAAAATCTTAAAAATGCTATAAAAAAGCAAACAATTCTGATTTCTGTAATGGTGGCCAATAACGAAATTGGCGTAATTTACCCTATTCAAGAAATTGCTCGAATTGCACATGAAAATGGTATTTTGTTTCATACCGATGCTACCCAAGCGGTTGGTAAAATACCAGTTAATGTAATAGCAGATGAAATAGACTTACTCAACCTTTCGGCCCATAAACTATATGGCCCCAAGGGAGTAGGTGCCTTGTATGTGAGAAAAAAACTAAATATCATTGCTCAACAAGATGGAGGCAAGCATGAGCGTGGCCTTCGTTCGGGTACATTAAATGTTGCAGGAATTGTAGGATTAGGGCAAGCCGCCGAAATAGCCCATCGTGAAGGCCTACAAGAAGCAGAAAAATTACGTTATTTGAGAGATAAACTCGAAGAAGGAATACTTACCCAACTACCACATGCCAAACGAAATGGTAGTAAATTGAAAAGATTATCTAATACAATTAATATTAGTTTTGGGAAATTAGACGGCGAACAATTACTCATGAACCTCAATGAAATCGCAGTATCAAATGGTTCAGCTTGTAATTCGGCCTCAACCGAGCCAAGTTATGTACTCAAAGCTATGGGTCTTGATGATGAGTCGGCTTATAGTTCGGTTAGATTCAGTTTAGGAAGAATGACCCAAGAACAGGATATTGACGTGGCCATTGAGCACGTAGTGAAGGTGGTTAATAAAATGTACTAA
- a CDS encoding XdhC family protein: MKEIKQITEAYQNIDFSKTQAALATVVRVEGSSYRRTGARMLVLESGEWIGGISGGCLEGDALKKARLAMSQNKATLITYDTTDDDPYQIGVGLGCNGIIDVLITPLDPQNPNNAVRQLQSCIDQRTPNLIVTVTQISKSRSDIVLGDVFRFDNEAHFTKVFPLKELNEELVSSIVEALETTKSVSKEYILEEGTKITLFLEVIPPAIQLYVFGSNYDVYPMVRVAKELGWRVIAVCNPAKMHPSLSQMADAVVPKDYQPEIDKFTAAISMCHDYETDYRNLQMLLNTDIRYIGLLGPKKRTIKMYDRMAEEKIELLPEQEQRIFSPVGLDIGAATPEEIALSVCAEVRAFFSSRDGSSLKLRPKPIYEN, from the coding sequence ATGAAAGAAATAAAGCAAATAACCGAGGCTTATCAAAATATAGATTTCAGTAAAACTCAAGCCGCACTGGCCACTGTAGTACGTGTGGAAGGCTCTTCTTACCGACGTACAGGAGCAAGAATGTTAGTTTTAGAATCGGGTGAGTGGATTGGCGGTATAAGTGGAGGGTGTTTAGAAGGGGATGCCTTGAAAAAAGCTCGTTTAGCTATGTCACAGAACAAGGCTACGTTGATAACTTACGATACTACTGATGACGACCCCTATCAAATTGGTGTTGGTCTTGGCTGCAATGGAATTATTGATGTTTTGATTACACCTCTAGACCCTCAAAACCCCAATAATGCAGTTAGACAACTACAAAGTTGTATCGACCAACGAACGCCTAATTTGATAGTAACGGTTACACAAATAAGTAAATCAAGAAGTGATATTGTTTTGGGTGATGTTTTTCGATTTGATAATGAAGCTCATTTTACTAAAGTTTTTCCTTTAAAAGAATTGAATGAAGAGCTCGTATCTAGCATTGTAGAAGCACTTGAAACAACCAAATCGGTTTCAAAAGAATATATTCTAGAAGAAGGTACGAAAATTACACTTTTCTTGGAAGTAATTCCACCAGCCATTCAACTCTACGTTTTTGGAAGTAATTATGATGTTTACCCAATGGTTCGGGTAGCGAAAGAATTAGGTTGGAGAGTTATTGCGGTGTGTAATCCAGCTAAAATGCATCCATCACTTTCACAAATGGCTGATGCGGTCGTGCCGAAAGATTACCAACCCGAAATAGATAAGTTTACGGCAGCAATTTCGATGTGTCATGATTATGAAACTGATTATCGCAATCTTCAAATGCTATTAAATACTGATATTCGTTATATTGGACTTTTGGGGCCGAAGAAACGAACTATCAAAATGTATGACCGTATGGCTGAAGAAAAAATAGAGCTTTTACCAGAACAAGAACAGCGAATTTTTAGCCCTGTAGGCTTGGATATTGGAGCAGCTACTCCCGAAGAAATTGCCCTTTCGGTTTGTGCAGAGGTCAGAGCTTTCTTCTCTAGTAGAGATGGAAGTAGTCTTAAGCTTCGCCCGAAACCCATATACGAAAATTAA
- a CDS encoding formylglycine-generating enzyme family protein, giving the protein MKKIFLLILFTYAATHGQVAQLKLENYEIKRISEHAPTAITPLLSFEINKQLTNTLNQDWQTKFEISFISEGSFRNAYKAKIVFKNISNDTLNLRNIVPFGVSDKHVYITGLGDHWLSRTHLFQPNKTPVNVIVPDNAWELGYATIELTNQQKVYALTRRKTWEKATRKRFETIIAPQGTVTYELYVDFYQGDWQEGIRKVFQENYLYDIEKFDDSMYQRKDLQWIRDAYVMHLIMVWDKWFYTPKEGYGAYKNFLENGKKLYGGNDAVGIWPTWPTLGLDQRNQWDMFRDLPGGLPKIKSLAEYSRQQNTKFFICYNPWDESTSYKISAKEGEKGHLDGMAELVRAVSADGVVLDTKGESSKALQNAADSVRKGVVMYSEGMAVPKNMSGIISGRVHNALYYPPLLNLNKFIRPDFAIFRVAEIYLEPIKREFATSFFNGYGTELNIFKNGKPLEWLDEQYRYLGRTSRILRENSAFFQSKNYVPLISTLKDKIYVNEWKHKNNDEAIYTIFSLIPEGFKGPLFAVDSTKDFHYIDLWQHKEISPNKQNDGKFYIEVETEAFNASWLGTNNEGEVGCIRKFPSLLQIHHQLYEDSLKINAPRGTEVRIWAGKPSYEQSYQSFKKTNFSLKLIDYFGSYEGKFVVQLFDNARLIDERIFEVKPGTPRLISAISEVKNKADYSKMIKIPAQNFKFTFTRGDDFVFYPDEQNNTTQFMKSFWIDQNLVSNADFKKFLSETKYLPTDKLNFLKHWQMSKQPDTLGKYPAVYVSYQDAQSYCQSKGKRLPTEKEWQYAAQYPDSRAYPWGNAFDSTKTNNGNGQISKVGQHPTGASELKINDMVGSVWQLTNDVYQNGSYQYIMLKGGSFFKPTSSWWYVQGGPQKLTHRQHLLRVSEGFERNATVGFRCVTD; this is encoded by the coding sequence ATGAAAAAAATCTTCCTCTTAATTTTATTCACATACGCTGCGACTCATGGCCAAGTGGCACAATTAAAATTAGAAAATTACGAAATAAAAAGAATTTCAGAACACGCACCAACTGCTATAACTCCTCTACTTTCTTTCGAGATAAATAAACAACTAACCAATACCTTAAACCAAGATTGGCAAACAAAGTTTGAAATTAGTTTTATAAGCGAAGGAAGCTTCAGAAATGCCTATAAAGCTAAAATTGTTTTCAAAAACATCTCAAATGACACCCTAAACCTCCGAAACATCGTTCCATTTGGCGTTTCGGATAAACATGTGTACATCACTGGTTTGGGCGACCATTGGCTTTCAAGAACGCATTTATTTCAACCTAATAAAACGCCTGTCAATGTTATTGTACCCGATAACGCTTGGGAACTTGGGTATGCTACCATCGAACTGACCAATCAACAGAAAGTTTATGCTCTGACTCGTAGGAAAACATGGGAAAAAGCAACTCGCAAAAGGTTTGAAACCATCATTGCTCCGCAAGGAACTGTGACTTATGAACTTTACGTTGATTTTTATCAAGGTGATTGGCAAGAAGGTATCAGAAAGGTTTTTCAAGAAAATTATTTATATGATATTGAAAAATTCGATGACTCGATGTACCAGAGGAAAGATTTGCAATGGATTCGAGATGCCTACGTGATGCACCTAATAATGGTCTGGGATAAATGGTTTTATACACCCAAAGAAGGCTACGGAGCCTATAAAAATTTCTTAGAAAATGGCAAAAAACTTTATGGTGGCAATGATGCCGTAGGTATTTGGCCAACTTGGCCAACGCTCGGCCTCGACCAACGTAATCAATGGGACATGTTTCGTGATTTACCGGGAGGTTTGCCTAAAATTAAATCATTGGCCGAATACTCACGTCAACAAAATACGAAGTTTTTTATCTGCTATAATCCTTGGGATGAAAGTACAAGCTACAAAATATCGGCCAAAGAAGGCGAAAAAGGCCACCTTGATGGCATGGCGGAGTTGGTAAGGGCTGTTTCAGCAGATGGCGTGGTATTAGATACAAAAGGCGAATCTAGCAAAGCACTACAAAATGCCGCCGATAGTGTAAGAAAAGGAGTAGTCATGTATTCGGAAGGAATGGCTGTGCCGAAGAATATGTCGGGAATTATTTCGGGAAGGGTTCATAATGCCCTTTACTACCCACCTTTGTTGAACCTCAATAAATTTATACGCCCAGACTTCGCTATTTTTCGAGTAGCTGAAATTTACCTCGAACCTATCAAAAGAGAATTCGCCACTTCATTTTTTAATGGTTATGGTACAGAACTCAATATTTTTAAAAATGGGAAACCGCTTGAGTGGCTTGATGAACAGTACCGCTATTTGGGTCGAACATCAAGAATTTTACGTGAAAATTCTGCATTTTTTCAATCAAAAAACTATGTTCCGCTCATTTCTACGCTTAAAGACAAGATTTATGTAAACGAATGGAAGCATAAAAATAACGATGAAGCCATTTATACCATTTTCAGCCTAATACCAGAAGGTTTTAAAGGCCCTTTATTTGCCGTCGATTCTACAAAAGATTTTCATTACATCGACCTCTGGCAGCATAAAGAAATTTCGCCAAACAAACAAAACGATGGCAAATTCTATATAGAGGTTGAAACCGAGGCCTTTAATGCATCTTGGCTCGGCACAAACAATGAAGGAGAAGTTGGCTGTATCAGGAAATTTCCAAGTCTCCTACAAATTCACCATCAGTTATACGAAGATTCTCTAAAAATCAATGCACCACGTGGAACAGAAGTAAGAATATGGGCAGGCAAACCAAGCTATGAACAAAGCTATCAATCTTTCAAAAAAACAAATTTTAGCCTTAAACTGATAGATTATTTTGGTAGCTACGAAGGGAAATTTGTGGTTCAATTATTTGATAATGCACGCTTAATTGATGAACGAATTTTTGAAGTAAAACCTGGGACGCCACGCCTAATTAGTGCCATTTCAGAAGTAAAAAACAAGGCTGATTACAGCAAAATGATAAAAATCCCCGCACAAAACTTCAAGTTTACATTTACAAGGGGTGATGATTTTGTATTCTATCCTGACGAACAAAATAATACTACGCAATTCATGAAAAGCTTCTGGATTGACCAAAACCTAGTAAGTAATGCCGATTTTAAGAAGTTTTTATCGGAAACTAAATACCTACCAACTGATAAGCTCAATTTTTTGAAGCACTGGCAAATGAGCAAACAACCTGATACTTTAGGAAAATATCCTGCTGTTTATGTAAGCTATCAAGATGCCCAAAGCTATTGCCAATCAAAAGGCAAACGCCTTCCTACTGAAAAAGAATGGCAATATGCCGCCCAATATCCCGACTCACGAGCTTATCCTTGGGGAAATGCGTTTGATTCAACCAAAACTAATAACGGAAACGGACAAATTAGCAAAGTTGGACAACACCCTACTGGTGCAAGTGAACTAAAAATAAACGATATGGTTGGTAGCGTTTGGCAACTCACGAACGATGTTTATCAGAATGGTTCTTATCAGTATATCATGCTTAAAGGTGGCTCGTTTTTTAAACCTACCTCAAGTTGGTGGTATGTGCAAGGCGGACCTCAAAAACTCACCCATCGTCAACATTTGTTACGAGTTTCAGAAGGTTTTGAACGCAATGCAACGGTTGGATTCCGATGTGTGACTGACTAA
- a CDS encoding molybdopterin molybdotransferase MoeA has product MITVEQAEQIILENTIQIPAEKVGINDALGRILAEDLCADRDFPPFNRVTMDGIAIRFEQWRSGQTAFSIEATAAAGNPEKTLGNNQNCIEVMTGAMLPVNTDTVIRYEDLSIKDKVATITVDNLLVGQNIHLQGSDRKNGDIIVPKGRKISAAEIGVAATIGKAEILVQRKLRAVVISTGEEIVSITETPLPHQIRTSNGYALQACLKNWGLETENVLLPDDQAIIESKIAEFMETFDVLILSGGVSAGKFDFVPQALENQGVKKLFHKVSQRPGKPFWFGKSAKGSSIFALPGNPVSTFMCLNRYFKKWLDASQGIENEQLMAELAEDFTFKPELTFFLQVKLSYSLTGKILASPVEGHGSGDLANLVEADAFLELPLERSFFNKGEVFKVFMYR; this is encoded by the coding sequence ATGATAACAGTAGAACAAGCAGAACAGATAATTTTAGAAAATACTATTCAAATTCCCGCCGAAAAAGTAGGCATTAATGATGCTTTGGGAAGAATTTTAGCGGAAGACCTTTGTGCTGACCGAGATTTTCCGCCATTTAATCGAGTGACAATGGATGGAATTGCCATCAGATTCGAGCAATGGCGTAGTGGACAAACTGCGTTTTCCATCGAAGCAACGGCGGCAGCGGGGAACCCTGAAAAAACTTTAGGAAATAATCAAAATTGTATAGAAGTAATGACTGGTGCGATGTTGCCAGTGAATACTGATACCGTAATTCGTTACGAAGATTTGTCAATCAAAGACAAGGTGGCTACGATTACAGTCGATAATTTATTGGTTGGGCAAAATATTCACCTACAAGGCTCTGACCGAAAAAACGGTGATATAATTGTACCTAAAGGAAGAAAAATATCAGCAGCTGAAATCGGTGTGGCGGCAACCATAGGGAAGGCTGAAATTTTGGTTCAAAGAAAACTACGTGCGGTGGTAATTTCAACTGGGGAAGAGATTGTGTCCATCACCGAAACGCCGCTTCCACACCAAATTCGTACATCGAATGGTTATGCTTTACAAGCTTGTTTGAAAAACTGGGGACTTGAAACGGAAAATGTGTTATTGCCAGATGACCAAGCTATTATTGAATCGAAGATAGCTGAGTTTATGGAAACATTCGATGTGTTGATTTTGAGCGGCGGTGTTTCGGCAGGGAAATTTGACTTTGTGCCGCAAGCTCTTGAAAATCAAGGTGTTAAAAAGCTGTTTCATAAAGTTTCGCAAAGACCAGGAAAACCTTTTTGGTTTGGAAAATCTGCTAAAGGATCATCCATTTTTGCTTTGCCGGGTAATCCAGTTTCTACCTTCATGTGTTTAAATCGGTATTTCAAAAAATGGCTTGATGCCTCACAAGGCATTGAAAATGAGCAGTTAATGGCCGAATTAGCTGAGGATTTTACATTCAAACCCGAGCTAACCTTTTTCTTGCAAGTAAAATTGTCATATTCGCTAACCGGCAAAATTTTAGCAAGCCCTGTTGAGGGTCACGGCTCAGGCGATTTAGCAAATTTAGTTGAAGCTGATGCTTTTCTAGAATTGCCGCTTGAACGTAGTTTCTTTAATAAAGGAGAAGTTTTTAAGGTGTTTATGTATCGTTAA